The genomic DNA GGCAGTTTGgaaatcataaaaatatttgtcgCTTTTGAAAATTCAACGGAATTTTTTCGAAGGCatggagaaaagaaacaagaaaagcaaagaCAAGGTGAGATGAGCAACCATTCGAAGAATGTCTGAGAGATGAAAGAGCGTAAGTACACATGATTGAAGAAGTAATTTGCGGAGTTAATCACCTTGTTAGACGTAACTTGGAGAAGATTATAAACCCACAGAATACGCCATAGGAAGTCTGTCCGAATGGTATTTACGCACTGTTTGGTTATTATCAGAAATCTCAATCGCTCGTCACTGATTTCTGATACTTACCGATTCGTGCATAAATACCATACGAAAAGATTTTCTGTGAAGTATCCTACAAATCCGCCATTCCAAAATTCGTCCAGTTTAGCTGCGAGTTTCAAAGTTTACAAGATGGTTTTCGATGGTTTTTTTATCGTTCCATCACGATTGAGACAGTCCTTTTTGAGAtcagaatgaaaattaaatattgaaaGGAAACGATTTGGAAAACAATAGGCATTTAAGCCTTAAAAGCGACCACATCAGCTTTCGAGTTAACGATGCTTTGATTCAAAAACGCGATACGAATTATGGCTAGTAAATGAAAACTGAACTTGTTGACTTTAAGTGAGGCATTGCTTATTTTGGACCGTTCTTTGAACCGGTATAAATTTTGTAATGTTCCTTATTGTTGAACAGaagattttgtttcaaaaacaggGAACATCCATACACAACGTATATGTATCATTCcttttcagttctctttttaTCACTTACCTCTCAGTTACACTTCCATTCAGAAACGTCATGCTTTATTCCAAGCAATAATTAAAAGTATATGTAAATACCGAGTGTTTTTTTATAGCGACAGTCAAACAGTTGGGCCAAAGGCGAGGTGTTTTGTTTCACTAGAATCTTTCTTAATAGTTAAGGCTCAAGTATATTAAATTTACTAACAtgatgataagtaatttttagAGTGTGAAGGTTTATTCAGTGACAATGACACAACCTATGTTATCCACTGCTATGTAGCTGGTCAACAGAAATCTAACTCTTGTGATACCTGTGCAGTACAGAGATGTCGCATTATAAATAATGATCCTTTTCAGGAGATCCTTTGCGAGTCCCATTTTGGTGTTTCTTTTCATCAGGTGAGCGTTCTCCGATATACTCGGAAATCTTATTGTTATTCGTTCCTGAAAAGTCACCTTTTAAGTTGGTAGTCTAGATATTTATCCGCTGTTCGTGAAATGAGCCCACGCTCTTCCCCGTAGAGAGGGAGAAGGACGAAGACAAGATTCAAGCGGACTGCGAAAATGGAGCCCTTTAAATTTACGGAGAGAAAATTCGAACAAGATTTGGTCAATGAATTGCACAAGAGCAGAACTAAGATATAAAAAATAGACATGAAGTACGATATATAATAATCTCCCCAAAGAATTTCCGTTAAGACCAATTGTCTGTTATATTGTAGTCTTATTGCACTAAAAATCTCAACCGTACAATGTTCATAAGTTTCTTTGCTTAGTTCCGTCTTTGATCTGAACAAATCAGCGGTGATCTCGTCTTTTGTAATTTATGGCTAATGGAATGAACTAAGCAGGAAGTCAATCGATCTCTGAAGTCTTTAAACCAACTGCAACTTGAAAAGCCTATTTTTCACGAAGGTAGAGAAACCCTAAATTCAACTTTAGAGGCTTTAGACACCTTTTTTTCATCCACAGATGGAAGAGTTTCAGGATTCTCTTCTCGCTCTCTTTTCTGCTTTTTCTCGAGTGTTCCAACAGTCCACGTCATTCATCACGTCTAATTTATCAACGTAATAATGACTTTACCGTCTCCTTCATTGACTCCGCTCTCATTAATTTGAGATGTCCCGTTGTTTATGGAGCCCCCACCACCCGCAGTTCCAGCAGAGGAAGGATGGTTTCCCTCAACTCCACCGCCGGAATACCCACCTCCTCCTCCAGGCAGGAGCAATCCATAACCCCCTCCGCCAAATCCTCCTTTTGAGAGGTCTACGTTAGCACTGATTCCTCCGTTTTTGAAGCTCATAGCCATTCCGTTTACGCCTTTACCATCTCCCCAGATCCCTGCTCCAGTTCCAGCCATCAAGTTAGGATCCGAAAGTCTTCCACCTGAGCCAGCCTTACCTCCATGCCTGGAACCTTCTTGACCTGCTTGCCCAGGGTCCCCGTCTAAATTCCCGGCAATTGAAACTGGGGCTCCCCCTCCTCCACCTGCCACGACAAGAGGCGAATTGTCCATGAATGTAACAAAAGTGCCCCCGCCACCTCCTCCTGGGGATTccttaaattcaaaacttatttGCCCTTCCTGTCCGACTAATATCTTCAGCCTCTGGCCTCGCTCAAGTTCAAAGGAACCGGTGATTTTTGCACCCAGTCCTCCAAGTCTCCACCCCAAACATGAGCGACATGTCCCATTTGCACCTGAGGCACCGAAAGCCTCGATGTAATAAGTTCCTGTGTGAGGAACTGTCCATTCTTGAATTCCATTTTTGAGTCTCACATGACCCTCTAGCGTTGTGCCTAAGTACCCTGATGTGTTAGTTGGCCCAGTCGGTCCTTGCGCGCCTAGCGTAGtgaaaacaaacttgatgaTGGGCACTATTATCAAGCTGCCGTGTAGAAAGCTTGCTTTCGACGCTAAGTCTCTGTGTTGTAATGATGAATTATTCAGCTCGCATAGGTTGGAGTCTTTACCAAAGTTAAAAGATTGACATCCTGGTTTCGACAAACAGTCGTGTGCACATAAAGTGATTCCATCAACATAGTGAACTGTTATTACGTGACCTAATAAAACTTTATCATCCCAGATAGTTAGATATGAAGAACGGAAGGTAGTGTCGGTGCTGTAACACTGAACAAATGATGCAATCACCAAGATCAAAACTGGAAATATACCAAACATTCTGTGTCCCTGTAAAATAATTCGATGATTTGTTAAAATTAatcttgaaaaggaaattacCCTGTCCTTTAGTCTGATCCCTTGTGGCTGCGTTTATCGTCTCCTAACCTGCTACGGAAACTTTTATATCCTTCCTAAGTTGCATTGAGTTTATATTAACAACTAAAACTTAGAAAACTGTTGTTTACGTTCTATTGCTcaggaaataagaaattattattGAAATGTCAGTGGATTCTAAGTTTTCGAAATTCCTCTAACATTTCTGAAGTAAATTACGCTTTTTTAAGTGTGAGTGTTGGTCCATTGcacattttttcttaaaattggTAACATTTCTTAAAGAGTTGTTTTAAAAAGAGGTTTAACTTTTAGTTGTCACAACACAAGCTCGAGATGTTACACACGAGAGCTTTATGAATGGTCCTTCTGCCGGTCTGGTGCGCTTGAAAGGTTGCGTGGGGAAGGCAAAACTGAGTTAGTGGTCAGGAGTTGACATGGTTATGAATTcaaagaatatttcatttcgCAAGCTTTTGGGAAAACTTCTGCGACTCAAAGCAAACATCTTATTTATGTCTCACATAATAGATTATAAACAGTTTGTTTGAGGTTTTTCATATAGAACAACGTCATGAAGTTAGCCGAGAGTTTTCTAAAAACTGATTTGTCCTAAAGTTATAGAAAAACATTTCGGCTTTTGGCCAACGCCGGGTCGTATGGTATTTCAGTTCAAACTATCATACGAATAGAATACTTTTGTCAGTTGAATCTCAATTTGCTACAAGTATTAGTCCCGCTGTTTTACTGCAGGCGCAATGCTGAATTCAGTTTTTAGCTCTCCCTCGTGATTTTCTGAGTTGGAGagttaaacttgttttttttcgaGGCGACTAAAATGCAGGAAATGTTTATGCTAATTCGTATGTAAATTGATATCACTGGTCCTGTTTGATTACAAGGTGTAACTTGGCAAGCGAGTGAAACTGAGTGTTCCTCTCATATCGTTTTGTGATCGGAATGGAACATAATTCCTTTTTTAAGTAGTCGAAAGATCCTCGAAGTTaaacaaacaagtttttaaaTGGTAATTTCGCAGTCAATACAACCAAAATTTAGCACCTCTTTTATCCGTAAGTCTTTAGGTAAAATGTTATGGTTCAGATTCATTGCAAAATATAATGAATTAAATGAGTCGTGATGTCAAAAATGAGTTAAATCAATTTGCAATCAAAttggaatatatttttttcacgaGTAAGTGAAAGATCTGATTGATATTCAGGAATACATCAGTATCAATCATAATATGAAGGAGAaccctaaaaaaacaaaatgttcagTTATATGTTCAGCAGCCGCCTAGCCGATCACAAAAGATATTTTCACAACTTTAAATTCTAATTGAATTTTCCTTTGCTGTCACAAAGGATAGATTAAAATGTCAGTCATTTGTGGATTCATGATTTCGTGTGTTTTCTTACTCGTTGAATTAAACTTCCTCCCTGTCCGCTGAATGTGACGAAAATAAACAGTTCTAAGCTTTCAAGGTATTTGCAAATACACCTTACGCtcaaattaaatacaaaaatagaaactttattaaaaattGACGAATACGTCGACTCAGTACTTAACTGCACTCGGCATGGGTTAAAAGAAGGGTTAACCTGTTGCAAAGGCTTGAAATTGCCAACCTAGCCTTTCCTAGACTTTTAGAATTAAAACTGCGTCCAAAAAACTTACTTAAATATAGTTTTCGTGCTATAGTCGGTCTCCAACAAATCTTTGTTCTCTTGATTTGGTATTGgataaaaccaagaaaaacaatagTGTCTATTGATATATAATATATTTCACTTACAATTAGTCAAATATCTAGGTATTGTAATTCATCGAACTCACGCTAAAACGAACTACAGAAATAATGCAAGGTTCAAAGTTTAGTTCCGTGTTATCACTTCCTTCTTCCAATGTCATCTGGCGGGAGGAGTGCTTTCCTACTTGGAATTATTGCGAGGCCGCAACACTTCGATCTCCAGGCAAACGAAATATTGGCTACTCAATGAAAAGACCATAATAATGAAAACGTTTCTAAATCGTATTCCCGATTTACTCACCGTATCAGGCATTATTCACACGGGAAATTAAGGAATAGTAGAGTGGTTCAGTTGTCGCGCAGAAACATCATGATCATCGTAAAGAAGAATTATCAACCAGATGCTCCGGTCGTAGTCAGATATCGTCTGTTTACTTGCGGAGGCCACTTCTCATTGGTTAAGAGGCTTGACGTTTTTGACGGAGAACTTAACAGCATTCATTGTTAAAGGCGCTTGTGCAAATAATTTCGGGGGTAGGATCGTCATATTCACCAGTTGTCGGGAATGTGTGTGATCCGAAGTCCCCGCTCTTCAAGGTCCAACAACGTTAATCAACTGAAGAATGAAGGGAAAATAGCACTAAGTAGCAACCTTTGTTACTGATTCCATGCTAGAGATAATGGCATAAttgtttgaaataataaaaaggaaGCCACGACTTTTCGTGAAAATTATTAAGGCTCTACTTGGTAAATATTGATTCGAGTGTGTcggagaaattgaaaaaattaatatcacgTTGTCGActcaaatttcaattttaaaaatctgtctccctggttttttttttagtcaaaagACTAGGTCAGTGTTTTTCTATATTACGAAAGCTGGTTATTCGCTTGTAAAGCTGGTAAACCTTGCCAAACTTGTTCACTCGAAGACAGTTAATTAAAACCACAAATTATAGATAGCTTTGAACTGACTTCCCTGAATGCCAAAGTTTACctttaaattcttctttttaattaatttcttcctGACGTCAAAAACTACAGCTTTTAATCTGCTTTGGCAAGAGAACTGCGTTTGGCAGGATGTTGTCAACACTCACAATGGTATGAAGCTAGATTTAGAGATAGAGAGTGATCCTGATGTAGATGTTTACTCAAAATGTaacaacaaaaagatgaaaggTTGCACGTACgaatttattttccttcatcGGAGAGTAGTTGAActgtttacaaaatatttgCACTGACTTATAATAAAGTTGAAAAACAACACATTGTTATTAAATAAAACGTGGTTCTGTCTCAACTTCCATGGGGATGACTGGTCGCGTTACATGATCTTGAtttacaaacaacaaaaacttatcaagaattaaaaaattaatttaatttcaaactgacAATTTTAGTGCCATACAACACGTTTAAAGACAGTGAATTTTGATTGAATCGCTTGGTTAGGAAAAGTGGATCTATCCTGCTCGTCATGTTACTGACGGACTAACATTTGGTTGTTTATCagcgaaaaggaaaaaaaatagacgCTGCCAGCTgtaaagcaaaacaattaaGGGTTAAATCAGCTATACAAAATGTACAAACTTAGCAATGTAACAGCCATATTGTAGAAATTAAAACTACGCATCAACATTTGATCATTATTCTGTTAATAGTAAGGGATTACTTTACTGTGAAAGTAGCCTTGGTCGAGTACAGTAaaggattttcctttttcataaaTAACAGCCTCATTATTTGAAATGGACTATTAAACCACCATATTTTGTTTCAGTCAACATGGTTAACTTTTCATAGCGGTTTATTTTCCTGGGATGTTTTCTTCACAGGCGATGtcgtgatattttttgtttccatttatgGCATTGAAGTCATCAAAAACATAGAATTGgttgtttttgtctgtttttttttgttacggTAGAAAATGCTAGTAgaagaaaataacaactttaCAGAACTTTTTCGGTGTTATATCGaatgacaatttgaaaattgtGAATAATTACAGAAATTAGCATTGTATCACCAACCAATTGCACCAATAGCGAAAAATTGTCGATTAATTAGTTAAGAGTGTACAATCAAGTTTTAGTCTCCAAAACAAATTTGGCAGAGCGGCAAACCCTTTGACTCAATTTATTACCCTGTTTTGCGCGCTAACTAAGGTTTCCATAACCGGAAGAAAATGCGTCAAAGGCTGTCATGACGTCTCCGCTGGTTAAAGAAcgaagttgaaaattttttatgaaatggtAGCAAAAATAGACATTTTTCAATTTGGCCATGTTGCTTTGTTCGTGTTTTTTTGCCGCGAATTATCAAAAAACTTTCCAAAAAACCcgagaaaaaaatgttgatcACAATCCTGTGAGATAAGtaattgaaacattttacaaGATTTCAAGCGgatatttgataacttttttcttcCAGAGATCTTTCAGTGACACCTGAAAACGCTTAAAGATGATCGTAGCGTTTTACTTCGAGTTATTGTTTTTCGGCAAAGAACTGTTTGTTACGATGTACGTCATACTTGAACTTGGGCACTCCCCTCAGTGTTTGTCCGGAGGTCTATTGACGTCATCATCCTTGTGTTCCTTAGTCTGGCTTCTGTTTGGATTCAGCTGCAATTACTCGATCAAAAAAACATATCAGTTCTAGCAATGGAATGATTAATTTCGAGAACTTGAACTCAGAGAAGGAGATTAAATCGTGtgttattgttaaattttacaGGCGtatttgttggtttgtttgttggtttttgttCTCTTCAGAAGCGACTCGTTCGTCTGTCGAGGTGTTAGCTTTACAGGCACGTGTTTTTTTCTCCTCCCTTTTTAAAGGGCAGCCTTATTACGTCAGAATAAAAGGTACTGCGTCCTTGAATGGCTTGTTTTCAATAATTTCTATTCAGTGATAATcatgaagataaaatattttttatgccATTTTTACTGATCCAAGCCGGTCACTTCTTGGGCAGTGGTGACATTTCGCTCTTCAAAAGCGATGTGGACCCGGATTACAAAGCAATTTAAGGTAGGATATAAAAATGAATTgttatcgattttttttcaaggaggCTTAAAGATACATAAATGATTTGACAGAGAAGGTTTTGCTTGATACTAGACTTAGAAATTCATTGTATCACAGTCGAGCAGTATCAAATTTGACATGATTCTGCTCGTTCTCACACAAAAGTTATTTGGAGATTAGATGGCGTTTCGCACGTTTTAGGGTCTGTTCGCTGTAAGGTAAGGTACTCAGCTGAACGAAATTGCTTGGGAGGGCCAATTATTCATGAATTTTTCGTAGACGAGGCATCAAGAGGCTAGGAAATATGGTGCAGTTGCCTGGAACACCCAAGGCAATCTCCTACTAAAATTGATTACAAGGCCGATTATCGTGATGTATAAAATATTTTGCTAAGCCTGTCGTGGTGATACAAGGAATATAGCTAAAAAACCTTACGGCTTGTTACCAATCCGGAAAGTTGTTCCGGCATATTTAAGCTAACAGCGACACAACAACACTGACAGTGAAACTAAAACGCAGAAAATCTGGTGAATCTCGGACCAACAATGGCTCAAAGTGATGAAATGTACGGTTTTAATACGATTGCTGTCTAAAAAAGAAGAGAACATCCCACTGATAGAAAGAAAAGTCTACTTCTGAGAATGCAAGAAGGCTTAGACGGGTCTCGAACTCCTCGTATCCGGGGCAACCTCCCTCCTTGAAGCAATGACGCTAATAGAGCACTATTCCATCACATTTACTTTAAAGACCCGTTTTGGGATTGGAGGAATTCGAAAGTTTACAGATTCTGTCCATTAAAAAGCCTCTCAATCTAACCACTGTGTTGTTTTCCGTGCAGATCAATAGATATATAGTAAGGGATTTCGATAAACGAGGGTTGTTCTTGAGTTTTAGTACTGATTGAGTTCAGAAAAAAATAGCATTACGTCAGAGGATGGAAACAAGAAAGAGTTTTTTGCGCGTTGTACAGACATTTTATCAATACTGTCGCAAACTGAAGTAGCCATTTTGTGGTCAGCCAGTATTGAGCTCGATTCGAGGTATTCAGTCTGCTTTGGTTGAACTCTCGAATTGGGTTTCCTGACTCTTAAATGTGCCGCAACTTTGTTACTAGTAGTTGTTCTCCTTCTACCAAGACCAGTTCTTATGCAGGGTGTCTTCCTTTGTCCTTTGATCTTTGCGCATTGTTTACGCCATGGGGAGCAAGGTTTATACaatcgtttttttttgtctgatcACCCACAGTCGATTTCTGGTGACTCGAACCAAAACCAATTTCACAGCTTTTTTTCATGGCCACTGTATTACGGCTGCATTAAGCGTCGGTAACTGAGAACACCGATCAATTGAAAATGCCACTAACTCGGGGTGATTCTTTCCAGTCGCTTTCTTTATAATATTTCTCCCCTTAAAGTTAACTTCAACCCCTTTGTGTAATACTATGTAGTGTCTTTACAgtttttagttcattttgtGCATGAGCATAATATCGCTCCTTTCAACCTTCTCAAGTTTTAACACGCTGTTCCAACAATTAATTCTTCCCTCCTCCTTTGAGCAACTTCGAGTTATCGGCGTAACTAACCTCCACCTTGCAACCTGGTGTTATCACTCGTAGTTCCTCTGATCTTTAGGTGAAGACCTCGGTGCTTCGCACTTCGTTGGCTATTTACAGTCTCATATCCAACGTGCACTCATGTAATAATCGTTCATAGTTATATAGCTGACAGCGCCCGTGAGCAATttgaagcgaatcctgtgttctgattggctacccggTCCATCTTGCAGGCTCGGAATTTCCCGCTATGATTCCGCGCTGGAAAAAAGTGCGTGGAGCGGACTCACAAAGTTCGTATCTTTCAGAAAATACAGGCGAAGAAGGCGTAAAAAGtggcaaaaacaaagaaaaactaaacGACCCTCGTGTATTAATTGTgttacaaacacagttggccTTCTTTCCCGGCTCTCTGAGATCtgaaacaagtcattcttgattcttatgAAAGCGAAATCTTTTTTCCAATACAATAAATGCTTTATTGAtcaagcttgttcggtcaagatggctggatattagcctcgttttgtttttgtgctttTAAGGAAACGTCTCGGTCCGCAAAAGGAACTCGGCCAAgatccagccatcttgaccagTCAATGACGCACTTATATATGGCTTTCGGTCATAATATACGGACCTCATTACGCTCAGTTTTTACTTAATGAGCCCgaaccaaatattttcctgtccaGCTCTACTACTCGATCAATAAGCACATCTTGTGTCATTTTTATCTGTTTTCGAAATCAAGCTCACTTCTTAATGATGGATATTCTGAGCTGTGTATAACTCACCCATCCCTCTTGGTTTATGCAGGTAGGAGGAAGTAATCGCCGCAATGGCAACAAAATGCCGGAAGTGAATTCTACCTCAGTTCCTTCACTTGTTGATTTTGACGTCACGCACTTGTCAGAGGAAGAGATTTCGACACTGCGCGAGGTGTTGGAAAGG from Pocillopora verrucosa isolate sample1 chromosome 2, ASM3666991v2, whole genome shotgun sequence includes the following:
- the LOC131791605 gene encoding ALK tyrosine kinase receptor-like, with the protein product MPDTGHRMFGIFPVLILVIASFVQCYSTDTTFRSSYLTIWDDKVLLGHVITVHYVDGITLCAHDCLSKPGCQSFNFGKDSNLCELNNSSLQHRDLASKASFLHGSLIIVPIIKFVFTTLGAQGPTGPTNTSGYLGTTLEGHVRLKNGIQEWTVPHTGTYYIEAFGASGANGTCRSCLGWRLGGLGAKITGSFELERGQRLKILVGQEGQISFEFKESPGGGGGGTFVTFMDNSPLVVAGGGGGAPVSIAGNLDGDPGQAGQEGSRHGGKAGSGGRLSDPNLMAGTGAGIWGDGKGVNGMAMSFKNGGISANVDLSKGGFGGGGYGLLLPGGGGGYSGGGVEGNHPSSAGTAGGGGSINNGTSQINESGVNEGDGKVIITLIN